A segment of the Candidatus Poribacteria bacterium genome:
GTGGACTTATCGGCTGTTACAGCGACTTTTATCCGATCGGGCATAAATTCTTCAACTTGGAATTGGACTCTTCCAACGACCCGATCCGCGATCCGCATCTTGGCAATATAATTGCCAGTCAAGGCGTAATCAGGGATAGGAATTTGCACATCGCAGGCACCGCTTTTGTTTGTTTGTAGTCTTAACTCTCGCATGATTCTGCCGTTTGGGGAGATCACTTCAATCCGCGTGGGAAGCGGTTGTGGTGTTACCTGCTTTGGTCCTCGAACAATTCCAGCAAGTTGGACGGTTTCGCCGGGGCGATAGACGCCCCGACTTGTGTAGAGGAATGCTTCATACCCTTTTTGCAAGTAGGCAGAGCCTGCAATGTTGAAATCTGCGGTTGCAATTTCGTGTCGGTTAAGTTGAATGAAAGCGAGATCGTCCTGTTTCGCAACGGTGACCATAAAGGGTGTGAAGTCTTCAGTTTTCTCCGCAATGTCTGTGAACGCGACATATCCTGCCCAGTTGGTTGTTCCTTCGAGTAGCGTTTGGTTATTATCGCTGATAAGTTTGACGCGCGCTGTTGGTATTGCCGATCCAGTAGCGAGGGATTTCACCCAAACGTATAGGCTATCCCCTATGCGTTTGGCAGTAATACCCAAATCTGTAATGAGCACCCATTGATGTGCGCTATCCCACTCCCTCTCTGCGTTTCGTGCCACAACCTTGAAGATACCAACATGTTCGTCTGAGAGATATTCTTCCAACGAAATAGGTGTTGTTACCTCCTCGTTCAATTGCGAGGGGATATCAAGTTCTTCTGTATGAATGGGTTTACCTAAGTTTCTGCTCCAACGACTCCATCGTTCTAATTTCGACACATAGATAAGGTTATTCGCGAAAACTTTTTCGATGTTGAGTTTCACGCGTTTAACATTAATTGTTACGAGGCCTAAGTTCAGATGACCTTTTCTCGCGAGGAAGAAACCGTCGCCGAGGAACCGAAGTTGGGGTCGGATATCCGGGATTGTGAGGCGCGTCATGTAATCTTGTTTTAAAACGGCATCGTTTCGGGCTGTTAGACCCCGCCGGATCTTCAATGTGTAGGTAGTGCGCCGTTTGAAGTTGCCGTGAATCTGCACGTTTCGGTAATCGGATGTCACCTGATATGCTACTGTTGGAGTCAGTTCTATATACGGCTCAATGGCATCACTGAGTACCGGTGCACTGAAACTCACCGAGATATAGGGAGTTCCATCACTTTCCCAAACGTCGGAGTATGTTACACCGAGTGTCCCGCGCCCTCGGAGTATTACTGGTGTAACACTCGCTTTTTCTAAACCTATTTTCCCGCCAGTGCATTTGAACCTTTTTTCAATTTTAATCTTTATCTCTCGGTCTGCATTGCCACGTTTTATGCGTTTTGTCTCGAATCTTACCGTCCGCGCTGTTGCTGTATTGGTTTCAATCTGATAGGGGATTTCTGTTTCGTCGTCGAGTTCAATAGAGAGGTGTGCTTTTAAATCGACAATGGTTACGGGATAATTGAATGCTATCGTACCGAAACCTGTTGCGTGTTCACGGGTGTCATCAGAGGTAAATTCCATGCGTGCTTGCTGCACTGCGAAAGGATCGGTAGCAAATTTAAATTCTTTTTGTCCGGTTAGGAGGAATGTCTCAGATGGATTGAGTTCTGGTGTGAGTTGAACGGTGTATTGTGCGGAGGGTGCTAAAGGTGCATCTAAAAAGAAACCGACTCTATCGCGTGCGATCCAACGGGCAGTCCCTTGGACAGCTGGCGTGAACCGAAGTGCTTCTGCTGGGACTTCGGTCCCGACACGCGACTTATCAATAATCGCCTCCGAGAACGTAATCGACAAATCGACCCATTGTGGAACCTCACCTTGTGGCGTAAAGGTTTTGACACTGTATCGTGTCTGGGCACGCACGTTACCCTGTACAATGTAGAGGATACAGGCACCAAGGAGTAAGGACATCAGCCCGATCACGCCGATTAAGCTTTTTAAGAGCAAATTTCGACTTTCAAATTTCGCCGAAAGATTTTTGGAGAGTTTGGCTGCCATTTTTTAATTTTACCTTTATTAAAGGAGCAAAGATACTTAAATTCCAAGCAATTTTTATGCCAATCCAGTCTAAGTTATTATGTTAGCCGTTTAAGGTGTAATAGTCAAGTTTGATCATTACTGAGAAAGGTGAAAAAGATGTCTTTAGGTGGCCTTATGTGTAAATATAAACACATAGGGACGGATGTAGGGATCCGTCCCTATGTGTCAAGCATTTTTGGATGGTGTTTGAGTCAAAAACGTGTTCTGAATAGAATTGAGCATCTTGATGCCAACGTAGGCGTCTTTAGAACCAAAATCGTGACATCAAAATAATCTGGTCTGTCCCCTGGAGTTGGCGTAGTGTGCCTTTGTCTTTAATGGTGTCGTCGGCATTGCGGTCAGCGTTGGCAAGGTTTACCCAATAAAAGAGGGAAATTGCCCCGTTTTCGATGAAATTGTACTGTGCACTGAGTGTGACCCGTTGGCTTGCATCTCCCTTAACCCTTCGATCTGGGTCAAACAGACCGTATCGACCGGCGAGGGTGAATTGGGGAAGAATACGATATTTTGCCCCGATGTAGTATCCTTTTGAATCAACTGCATCCGGTGTGAAAGAGGCTACCTCTCCGCTATTTCCAAAATTGAATTCACCCTCGATACTCACACCTGCGTAGGAAGCTGTGAGAAATGCACCGATGAGTCGTTCCCAGTCTTCGGTCGGTTTTTCAAGTATTGCGGACACTCCCGCTCGAATCGGTCCGAGTTGTGCACCAAGGGTTCCGAGTCCGCCTTTCGCGACGGAGGTACTGGCATTAAAGAAAGCTGCATTGTAGAAAATCTTTCCAGCACTTCCACCGATTTCAACGCCGACATCCCGTTTATTAGAACCAAGCCCATATCCTTCTCGGACAACGATGTTATGATCCTTCTGTTTGATAGCGAATGGCAGTCGAAATTGTCCAATTTTGACATAGAGGTGTTTTGGAATCGCATCTACCGTCGCAAATGCATTCATCGTTGTTCCTGCGTTATTGGAAAGGGTAAGCCGAACATGTTCAGAGGCTTCTGCGTTGAATGTTACTTCTGCTTGCATGAGCAGAAATCTGTCGACCGAAGAGTGGCATGAATTACATCCAGCGATCGCCCCACTCCCTTCGCTGCCTTCTTCACTGACATGTGTTGTCTTGATAAAAGCGGTCTGGAAGTCAAGGGAAGTTGTGAGTCGCTTGACGACCTCCTTGACTTCTTCGGTCACGGCTTCCATATCGAAATCTTCGGGGAATTCAAAATAGTTCTCTTCAAAAATTTCGCCGATCCGATTGCGGGGTCCACCACCCGCCGGATCGAGATGACAAAAGCTACACTCTTTCCCAAGTTCGGTTGCAAACTCAGGGCGTGCTTCTACAACGATTGGGAAAAAAAGACTGAGTGAGATACCAGAAACCATGAGCGCGAGCCATAGAAGCAACGGTGCCCCTCTGGATATATCCAACGGTCTTGGCAGTGGAGTGATATTACTCAGATATCTCACCCAGTCGTTGTCGTGTGAATTCAAAAGATTCTCCTTATCTTTTACTCAAGTTCAGTGAAAACGTAATCGATGTCTTCGACTTGGGCATGGCATCCCCAACAGATACGCCCTTGAAATTTGAGGCTGAACTCAGTGTCTGGCGCGTCTCGAAGGTATTCAGTGAACTCCCAATCATTGTGATCGGGGTCAGTGCCTGCCTTTTTCCGCATAATTGCGATAAGCCCGATATAATCCTTACCTGGACGAGTTGCATCTTTTACGACGATACTTCCATCCGGATATGGGAACTGCTGGGTCCCGTTCGGTGCAATGGTGTCTCGTGTTTGATTAACGTAAACGTTTTTTGTCCCGTTGTGTGGGTCACCGCCACCCTGCGGAGGGATAGGTTCTGCGTTCAATTTAAGCCATTGTGTGTAACCTGCCACATCATCGGGCAAACCGGGGAGTGCTACTACCGGTTCTTCGGGGTGGGTAGATTCTTCCCAATTCGTGGTTTCTTCTTCGGATTGTTCAATGATTTCTTCGAGTTGTTTTTCGCTGGCACAGGCGGTGAAGAGTAGTGTTATCGCCAGTAGAGCCAGTAGGTTTCGTGTGTACATTTTCATGATAAGTTCCTCATTTTATGAAGTTTTTATGAAGTATAGATGCGTTTTTATTTCGTTGGTGAGGTCTCTTAAGGAGACACCCTATCAAACACCTCACCTTTTCCAACTTAATTTTTTAAGGTTATGTTTTTAATAGTTGAAAGAAAAACGTATCTTAACGATACAATTTAGTATACAAGAAAATGATGGAAAGTTCAAGGGAATCATCACGCCCTGACACATCGCGCTCTTTTTTGGAAACCTATCCCCTAAAAAGATATGATGTCTCAGCATATTTTTTTTCTATTGTTGTGGGTGTTGATACGAATTTTCGGTTGCCTTTTTACTTGTCGTTATTGTATTATAGGTAAGAGACGGGCAAGGTTTCTGCTGAAAGTTAAAGACACAAAATAAGGAGAGAAAAAGAAAGATAATGCTCAGAAATTTGTTCAAAGGTAGTGATAAAAGCCACGATGAATCCGATGCGGTAGATGAACAGAGGAACTGGTTTGATCGGCTCAAATCGGGGTTAACGAAAACCCGGGACCAGTTCCTGTCCCAA
Coding sequences within it:
- a CDS encoding cytochrome P460 family protein, with amino-acid sequence MKMYTRNLLALLAITLLFTACASEKQLEEIIEQSEEETTNWEESTHPEEPVVALPGLPDDVAGYTQWLKLNAEPIPPQGGGDPHNGTKNVYVNQTRDTIAPNGTQQFPYPDGSIVVKDATRPGKDYIGLIAIMRKKAGTDPDHNDWEFTEYLRDAPDTEFSLKFQGRICWGCHAQVEDIDYVFTELE